A genomic window from Pseudocitrobacter corydidari includes:
- the kdsA gene encoding 3-deoxy-8-phosphooctulonate synthase: MKQKVVSIGDINVANDLPFVLFGGMNVLESRDLAMRICEHYVTVTQKLGIPYVFKASFDKANRSSIHSYRGPGLEEGMKIFQELKQTFGVKIITDVHEASQAQPVADVVDVIQLPAFLARQTDLVEAMAKTGAVINVKKPQFVSPGQMGNIVDKFIEGGNDKVILCDRGANFGYDNLVVDMLGFGVMKKASNNSPVIFDVTHALQCRDPFGAASGGRRAQVAELARAGMAVGIAGLFIEAHPDPDHARCDGPSALPLDKLEPFLKQMKAIDDLVKGFDELDTSK, from the coding sequence ATGAAACAGAAAGTGGTCAGTATTGGTGATATCAACGTAGCAAACGACCTGCCGTTCGTGCTGTTTGGCGGCATGAACGTGCTGGAATCGCGCGACCTGGCAATGCGCATCTGTGAACACTACGTTACCGTTACCCAGAAACTGGGTATCCCATACGTCTTCAAAGCGTCGTTTGATAAAGCTAACCGTTCCTCCATTCACTCTTACCGTGGCCCGGGCCTGGAAGAGGGGATGAAAATCTTCCAGGAACTGAAACAGACCTTCGGCGTAAAAATCATTACCGACGTGCACGAAGCCAGCCAGGCGCAGCCGGTTGCCGACGTGGTGGATGTGATTCAGCTGCCTGCATTCCTCGCTCGCCAGACCGATCTGGTTGAAGCGATGGCGAAAACGGGTGCGGTCATCAACGTCAAAAAACCGCAGTTCGTAAGCCCTGGCCAGATGGGCAACATCGTCGATAAATTTATCGAAGGCGGTAACGACAAAGTGATCCTCTGCGATCGCGGCGCGAACTTCGGTTACGACAACCTGGTCGTCGATATGCTGGGCTTTGGCGTGATGAAAAAAGCGTCCAATAACTCTCCGGTTATTTTCGACGTTACTCATGCGCTGCAGTGCCGCGACCCGTTTGGCGCAGCCTCTGGCGGTCGCCGTGCGCAGGTTGCTGAACTGGCGCGCGCCGGTATGGCGGTCGGTATCGCCGGTCTGTTTATCGAAGCGCATCCGGATCCGGACCACGCTCGCTGCGACGGCCCGTCCGCGCTGCCGCTGGATAAACTGGAACCTTTCCTGAAGCAGATGAAAGCGATCGACGACCTGGTGAAAGGGTTCGACGAGCTGGATACCAGCAAGTAA
- a CDS encoding type I toxin-antitoxin system toxin Ldr family protein translates to MTLVQFSVMFWHDLAAPILAGIITAAIVGWWRNRK, encoded by the coding sequence ATGACGCTCGTGCAGTTTAGCGTGATGTTCTGGCACGACCTGGCAGCCCCAATTCTTGCGGGTATTATCACCGCAGCGATTGTCGGCTGGTGGCGTAACAGGAAGTAA
- a CDS encoding Imm57 family immunity protein, whose product MNIRIFLAISILLTPFVLQAEISEHQKRTLEFAEHSLVQGKGVESELGLAVIGEGNGPLSLQFLAELVRWRRGMDAGNGESFTCYLLSKGKAILPYLERLDPLTLRKQCVAEFNEGKYGLEARDELESVCRSEKHIRAEIAQIIAGIHDGILCNDEDW is encoded by the coding sequence TTGAATATAAGAATATTTCTGGCAATAAGTATATTGCTTACACCATTCGTGTTGCAGGCCGAAATTTCAGAACATCAGAAGCGCACGCTGGAGTTCGCGGAGCATTCCCTCGTGCAGGGAAAAGGTGTTGAAAGTGAGTTAGGTTTGGCCGTGATTGGCGAAGGTAACGGCCCTCTGTCATTGCAGTTTTTAGCCGAGCTTGTTCGCTGGCGGAGAGGCATGGATGCAGGAAACGGAGAGTCGTTTACTTGTTACTTACTGAGTAAAGGGAAGGCTATTTTGCCTTATCTCGAGCGGTTAGACCCACTGACGTTACGTAAACAGTGCGTGGCTGAGTTTAATGAGGGTAAATATGGCTTAGAAGCTCGTGACGAGCTGGAATCTGTTTGCCGTAGTGAGAAGCATATTCGTGCTGAAATCGCGCAGATCATTGCAGGAATACATGATGGCATACTGTGTAATGACGAAGACTGGTGA
- a CDS encoding type I toxin-antitoxin system toxin Ldr family protein translates to MTLVQFSVMFWHDLAAPILAGIITAAIVGWWRNRK, encoded by the coding sequence ATGACGCTCGTGCAGTTTAGCGTGATGTTCTGGCACGACCTGGCAGCCCCAATTCTTGCGGGAATTATCACCGCAGCGATTGTCGGCTGGTGGCGTAACAGGAAGTAA
- the chaA gene encoding sodium-potassium/proton antiporter ChaA: MTHVQEAVKTRHKETSLIFPVIALAILFFWGSSQSLPVVVGINILALIGILSSAFSVVRHADVLAHRLGEPYGSLILSLSVVILEVSLISALMATGDAAPTLMRDTLYSIIMIVTGGLVGFSLLLGGRKFATQYVNLFGIKQYLIALFPLAIIVLVFPMALPEANFTIGQSLLVALISAAMYGVFLLIQTKTHQSLFVYEHEDDGDDDDPHHGKPSAHSNAWHAAWLIVHLIAVIAVTKMNANPLETLLTTLNAPVAFTGFLVALLILSPEGLGALKAVLNNQVQRAMNLFFGSVLATISLTVPVVTLIAWMTGNELMFGLGAPEMIVMVASLVLCQISFSTGRTNVLNGAAHLALFAAYLMTIFA; the protein is encoded by the coding sequence ATGACGCATGTACAAGAGGCGGTAAAAACCCGCCATAAGGAGACTTCTCTCATTTTCCCGGTTATTGCGCTGGCAATATTGTTCTTCTGGGGAAGTAGTCAATCATTGCCAGTCGTTGTCGGGATAAATATCCTGGCGCTTATCGGTATTCTCAGCAGCGCATTCAGCGTTGTTCGCCACGCCGACGTGCTGGCGCACCGCCTCGGCGAACCCTACGGTTCCCTCATCTTAAGTCTTTCCGTGGTCATTCTGGAGGTGAGCCTGATCTCCGCGCTAATGGCGACGGGCGATGCCGCCCCGACGCTGATGCGCGACACGCTCTACTCCATCATTATGATTGTTACTGGCGGCCTGGTAGGCTTCTCACTCTTGCTGGGCGGGCGCAAATTTGCAACGCAGTATGTCAATCTGTTCGGTATCAAACAGTATCTGATTGCCCTCTTCCCGCTGGCGATTATCGTACTGGTGTTCCCGATGGCGTTGCCTGAAGCGAACTTTACTATCGGTCAATCTCTGCTGGTGGCGCTGATTTCTGCCGCGATGTACGGCGTGTTCCTGCTGATTCAGACCAAAACGCACCAGAGCCTGTTTGTTTACGAACATGAAGACGATGGCGACGACGATGATCCGCATCACGGTAAACCATCTGCGCACAGCAACGCCTGGCACGCCGCCTGGCTGATTGTGCATCTGATTGCCGTCATTGCCGTCACTAAAATGAACGCTAACCCGCTGGAGACGCTGCTCACCACCCTGAATGCACCTGTGGCATTTACCGGTTTCCTGGTGGCGCTGTTAATTCTGTCGCCTGAGGGCCTGGGTGCACTGAAAGCAGTACTGAATAATCAGGTGCAGCGAGCGATGAACCTGTTCTTTGGTTCCGTACTGGCGACCATTTCACTGACCGTTCCGGTCGTGACGCTGATTGCCTGGATGACCGGTAATGAGCTGATGTTTGGTCTCGGCGCGCCGGAAATGATTGTGATGGTTGCGTCACTCGTACTGTGCCAGATCTCATTCTCCACCGGACGCACCAATGTGTTAAACGGAGCCGCACATCTGGCGCTGTTTGCTGCCTATCTGATGACCATATTCGCCTGA
- the chaB gene encoding putative cation transport regulator ChaB, producing the protein MPYNSKSDLPDSVQHVLPAHAQEIYKEAFNSAWQQYKDKSDRRDDATREETAHRVAWAAVKHDYEKGDDDKWHKKK; encoded by the coding sequence ATGCCCTATAACAGCAAATCTGATTTACCCGATAGCGTGCAACATGTTTTGCCAGCCCACGCACAGGAGATCTACAAAGAAGCGTTTAACAGCGCGTGGCAACAATACAAAGATAAATCAGACCGTCGGGACGATGCCACCCGCGAGGAGACTGCGCATCGCGTGGCCTGGGCCGCAGTAAAACATGACTATGAAAAAGGGGATGATGACAAATGGCATAAAAAGAAATAG